A DNA window from Caretta caretta isolate rCarCar2 chromosome 7, rCarCar1.hap1, whole genome shotgun sequence contains the following coding sequences:
- the GAL3ST3 gene encoding galactose-3-O-sulfotransferase 3 isoform X1 translates to MPYALPPLHCALKMMSRKKALLLLLLALSTLSLLIHQSTHLNCRSPKPSSPGCPPAPSPRPKHTSVAFLKTHKTAGTTVQNILFRFAEQHDVTVALPHHACDHQFCYPRNFSTRFVHPHTLPPRIIASHLRFQRQELRRLMPNDTLYVTILREPVAMFESLFTYYNQYCSAFKRVPNGSMEAFLANPLAFYRPQEKFSMYAHNTLLYDLGGDNDHSPADPAYLPGFIRQVEEVFSLVMIAEYFDESLVLLRHLLSWDLEDMLYVKLNMRGPRSKGNVSSEVLAARIRTWNGLDAQLYDHFNATFWRKVAQAGRGCVAAEVGALRRACDQLLRRCFGGRPQLRPATQIKNKELRPWQPSSKVDIVGYDLPPAVPGSGAPPEERCLKLAMPEVQYSRYMLRKQSLRARRRALLPRPLPPRGVPRPARALPRRHPTVPKAA, encoded by the exons ATGCCCTACGCCCTCCCTCCTCTGCACTGCGCCCTCAAGATGATGTCCCGCAAGaaggccctgctgctgctgctgctggcgctcAGCACCCTGAGCCTGCTCATCCACCAGAGCACGCACCTCAACTG caggtCCCCCAAGCCTtcctccccaggctgccccccagccccctcgccCCGCCCCAAGCACACCTCGGTGGCCTTCCTGAAGACCCACAAGACAGCGGGCACCACGGTGCAGAACATCCTTTTCCGCTTCGCCGAGCAGCACGACGTGACGGTGGCGCTGCCCCACCACGCCTGCGACCACCAGTTCTGCTACCCCCGCAACTTCTCCACCCGCTTCGTGCACCCgcacaccctgcccccccgcaTCATCGCCAGCCACCTGCGCTTCCAGCGCCAGGAGCTGCGCCGCCTCATGCCCAACGACACGCTCTACGTCACCATCCTGCGCGAGCCCGTGGCCATGTTCGAGTCACTCTTCACCTACTACAACCAGTACTGCTCCGCCTTCAAGCGGGTGCCCAACGGCTCCATGGAAGCCTTCCTGGCCAACCCGCTGGCCTTCTACCGCCCCCAGGAGAAGTTCTCCATGTACGCCCACAACACCCTGCTCTACGACCTGGGCGGGGACAACGACCACAGCCCCGCCGACCCCGCCTACCTGCCCGGCTTCATCCGCCAGGTGGAGGAGGTCTTCTCGCTGGTGATGATCGCCGAGTACTTCGACGAGTCGCTGGTGCTGCTGCGTCACCTGCTGTCCTGGGACCTGGAGGACATGCTCTACGTCAAGCTCAACATGCGCGGCCCCCGGTCCAAGGGCAACGTCAGCTCGGAGGTGCTGGCCGCCCGCATCCGCACCTGGAACGGGCTGGACGCCCAGCTCTACGACCACTTCAACGCCACCTTCTGGCGCAAGGTGGCGCAGGCGGGGCGGGGGTGCGTGGCGGCGGAGGTGGGGGCGCTGCGCCGGGCCTGCGACCAGCTGCTGCGCCGCTGCTTCGGGGGGCGGCCCCAGCTGCGCCCCGCCACGCAGATCAAGAACAAGGAGCTGCGGCCTTGGCAGCCCAGCTCCAAGGTGGACATCGTGGGCTATGACCTGCCTCCGGCCGTGCCTGGCTCAGGTGCCCCCCCCGAGGAGCGCTGCCTCAAGCTGGCCATGCCGGAGGTGCAGTACTCCCGCTACATGCTGCGCAAGCAGAGCCTGCGTGCCCGCCGCAGGGCCCTGCTCCCCCGCCCGCTGCCCCCCCGGGGAGTCCCGCGCCCAGCCAGGGCCCTCCCCCGTCGCCACCCCACAGTGCCCAAAGCGgcctga
- the GAL3ST3 gene encoding galactose-3-O-sulfotransferase 3 isoform X2 has protein sequence MPYALPPLHCALKMMSRKKALLLLLLALSTLSLLIHQSTHLNWSPKPSSPGCPPAPSPRPKHTSVAFLKTHKTAGTTVQNILFRFAEQHDVTVALPHHACDHQFCYPRNFSTRFVHPHTLPPRIIASHLRFQRQELRRLMPNDTLYVTILREPVAMFESLFTYYNQYCSAFKRVPNGSMEAFLANPLAFYRPQEKFSMYAHNTLLYDLGGDNDHSPADPAYLPGFIRQVEEVFSLVMIAEYFDESLVLLRHLLSWDLEDMLYVKLNMRGPRSKGNVSSEVLAARIRTWNGLDAQLYDHFNATFWRKVAQAGRGCVAAEVGALRRACDQLLRRCFGGRPQLRPATQIKNKELRPWQPSSKVDIVGYDLPPAVPGSGAPPEERCLKLAMPEVQYSRYMLRKQSLRARRRALLPRPLPPRGVPRPARALPRRHPTVPKAA, from the exons ATGCCCTACGCCCTCCCTCCTCTGCACTGCGCCCTCAAGATGATGTCCCGCAAGaaggccctgctgctgctgctgctggcgctcAGCACCCTGAGCCTGCTCATCCACCAGAGCACGCACCTCAACTG gtCCCCCAAGCCTtcctccccaggctgccccccagccccctcgccCCGCCCCAAGCACACCTCGGTGGCCTTCCTGAAGACCCACAAGACAGCGGGCACCACGGTGCAGAACATCCTTTTCCGCTTCGCCGAGCAGCACGACGTGACGGTGGCGCTGCCCCACCACGCCTGCGACCACCAGTTCTGCTACCCCCGCAACTTCTCCACCCGCTTCGTGCACCCgcacaccctgcccccccgcaTCATCGCCAGCCACCTGCGCTTCCAGCGCCAGGAGCTGCGCCGCCTCATGCCCAACGACACGCTCTACGTCACCATCCTGCGCGAGCCCGTGGCCATGTTCGAGTCACTCTTCACCTACTACAACCAGTACTGCTCCGCCTTCAAGCGGGTGCCCAACGGCTCCATGGAAGCCTTCCTGGCCAACCCGCTGGCCTTCTACCGCCCCCAGGAGAAGTTCTCCATGTACGCCCACAACACCCTGCTCTACGACCTGGGCGGGGACAACGACCACAGCCCCGCCGACCCCGCCTACCTGCCCGGCTTCATCCGCCAGGTGGAGGAGGTCTTCTCGCTGGTGATGATCGCCGAGTACTTCGACGAGTCGCTGGTGCTGCTGCGTCACCTGCTGTCCTGGGACCTGGAGGACATGCTCTACGTCAAGCTCAACATGCGCGGCCCCCGGTCCAAGGGCAACGTCAGCTCGGAGGTGCTGGCCGCCCGCATCCGCACCTGGAACGGGCTGGACGCCCAGCTCTACGACCACTTCAACGCCACCTTCTGGCGCAAGGTGGCGCAGGCGGGGCGGGGGTGCGTGGCGGCGGAGGTGGGGGCGCTGCGCCGGGCCTGCGACCAGCTGCTGCGCCGCTGCTTCGGGGGGCGGCCCCAGCTGCGCCCCGCCACGCAGATCAAGAACAAGGAGCTGCGGCCTTGGCAGCCCAGCTCCAAGGTGGACATCGTGGGCTATGACCTGCCTCCGGCCGTGCCTGGCTCAGGTGCCCCCCCCGAGGAGCGCTGCCTCAAGCTGGCCATGCCGGAGGTGCAGTACTCCCGCTACATGCTGCGCAAGCAGAGCCTGCGTGCCCGCCGCAGGGCCCTGCTCCCCCGCCCGCTGCCCCCCCGGGGAGTCCCGCGCCCAGCCAGGGCCCTCCCCCGTCGCCACCCCACAGTGCCCAAAGCGgcctga